The Chlorocebus sabaeus isolate Y175 chromosome 6, mChlSab1.0.hap1, whole genome shotgun sequence genome has a segment encoding these proteins:
- the NPHS1 gene encoding nephrin, producing MEREIKRKADGRDTERGTQREPDRRRWLAAGTVGVTVGGPVMALGTMLKAPLLLLGLLTEGLAQLVIPASVPRGFWALPENLTVVEGASVELRCGVSTPGSAVQWAKDGLLLGPDPRIPGFPRYRLEGDPARGEFHLHMEDCDLSDDAEYECQVGRSEMGPELVSPRVILSVLVPPKMLYLTPEAGTMVTWVAGQEYVVSCLSGDAKPAPDITILLSGQTISDISANVNEGSQQKLFTVEATARVTPQSSDNGQLLVCEALSPALEAPIKASFTVNVLFPPGPPVIEWPGLDEGHVRAGQSLELPCVAQGGNPLATLQWLKNGQPVSTAWGTEHTQAVAHSVLVMTVRPEDHGARLSCEAHNSVSAGTQERSITLQVTFPPSAITILGSASQVENKNVTLSCVSKSSRPRVLLRWWLGWRQLLPMEETIMDGLHGGYISMSNLTFLARREDNGLTLTCEAFSEAFTKETFKKSLTLNVKYPAQKLWIEGAPEGQKLRAGTRVRLVCLAIGGNPEPSLTWYKDSRTVTESRLPQEPRRMQLGNVEKSGSTFSRELVLVTGPSDNQAKFTCKAGQLSASTQLAVQFPPTNVTILANASTLRPGDALNLTCISISSNPPVNLSWDKEGQRLEGLAAPPRRAPFRGSAAARSVLLQVSSRDHGQRVTCRAHSAELRETVSSFYRLNVLYRPEFLGEQVLVVTAVEQGEALLPVSVSANPAPEAFNWTFRGYRLSPAGGPRHRILSSGALHLWNVTRADDGLYQLHCQNSEGTAEALLRLDVHYAPTIRVLQDPTEVNVGGSVDIVCTVDANPILPGMFSWERLGEDEEDQSLDDMEKISKGPTGRLRIHQAKLAQAGAYQCIVDNGVAPSARGLVRLVVRFAPQVEHPTPLTKVAAAGDSTSSATLHCRARGVPNIVFTWTKNGVPLDLQDPRYTEHTYHQGGVHSSLLTIANVSAAQDYALFTCTATNPLGSDQTNIQLVSISRPDPPSGLKVVSLTPHSVELEWKPGFDGGLPQRFCIRYEALGTPGFHYVDVLPPQATTFTLTGLQPSTRYKIWLLASNALGDSGLADKGTQLPITTPGLDQPSGEPEDQLPTEPPAGSSGLPLLPVLLGLGGLLLLSNASCVGGVLWQRRLRRLAEGVSGKTEAESEDRVRNEYEESQWTGEQDTRSSTVSTTEAEPYYRSLRDFSPQLPPTQEEVSYSRGFTGEDEDMAFLGHLYDEVERTYPPSGAWGPLYDEVQMSPWDLRWPEDAYQDPRGIYDRVAGDLDTLEPDSLPFELRGHLV from the exons atggaaagagagataaaaagaaaagcagatggcagagacacagagagagggacCCAGAGAGAGCCAGACAGACGCAGGTGGCTGGCTGCGGGCACTGTGGGGGTAACAGTAGGGGGACCTGTGATGGCCCTGGGGACGATGCTCAAGGCTCCTCTCCTGCTCCTGGGGCTGCTGACTGAAG GCCTGGCGCAGTTGGTGATTCCTGCCTCCGTCCCCCGGGGCTTCTGGGCCCTGCCTGAAAACCTGACGGTGGTGGAGGGGGCCTCGGTGGAGCTACGGTGTGGGGTCAGCACCCCTGGCAGTGCGGTGCAATGGGCCAAAGATGGGCTGCTCCTGGGCCCCGACCCCAGGATCCCAGGCTTCCCGAGGTACCGCCTGGAAGGGGACCCTGCTAGAG GTGAATTCCACCTGCACATGGAGGACTGTGACCTCAGCGATGACGCGGAGTATGAGTGCCAGGTCGGCCGCTCCGAGATGGGGCCCGAGCTCGTGTCTCCCAGAGTGATCCTCTCCGTCCTGG TTCCTCCCAAGATGCTCTACTTGACCCCGGAGGCAGGCACCATGGTCACCTGGGTAGCTGGGCAAGAGTACGTGGTCAGCTGTTTGTCTGGGGACGCGAAGCCAGCACCTGACATCACCATTCTCCTGA GTGGACAGACAATATCCGACATCTCTGCAAACGTGAACGAGGGCTCCCAGCAGAAGCTCTTCACTGTGGAGGCCACAGCCAG GGTGACACCCCAGAGCTCGGATAATGGGCAGTTGCTGGTCTGTGAGGCGTTGAGCCCAGCACTGGAGGCCCCCATCAAGGCCTCATTCACCGTGAATGTTCTGT TCCCTCCAGGACCCCCTGTCATCGAGTGGCCAGGCTTGGATGAGGGGCACGTGCGGGCAGGACAGAGCTTGGAGCTGCCATGCGTGGCCCAAGGGGGGAATCCCTTAGCCACACTGCAGTGGCTGAAG AATGGCCAGCCGGTGTCCACAGCGTGGGGCACAGAGCACACCCAGGCCGTGGCCCACAGTGTGCTGGTGATGACCGTGAGGCCAGAAGACCATGGAGCGCGGCTCAGCTGTGAGGCCCATAACAGTGTGTCTGCAGGGACCCAGGAGCGCAGCATCACACTGCAGGTCACCT TTCCCCCTAGTGCCATTACTATCCTGGGATCTGCATCCCAGGTTGAGAACAAGAATGTGACACTCTCCTGTGTCAGCAAGTCCAGTCGCCCACGGGTCCTGCTACGATGGTGGCTGGGCTGGCGGCAGCTGCTGCCCATGGAGGAGACGATCATGGAT GGACTGCATGGTGGTTACATCTCCATGTCCAACCTGACATTCCTGGCGCGGCGGGAGGACAACGGTCTGACCCTCACGTGTGAGGCCTTCAGTGAAGCCTTCACCAAGGAGACCTTCAAGAAGTCGCTCACCCTGAACGTAAAAT ATCCCGCCCAGAAACTGTGGATTGAGGGTGCCCCAGAGGGGCAGAAGCTCCGGGCTGGGACCCGGGTGAGGCTGGTGTGTTTGGCCATCGGGGGCAACCCAGAGCCCTCCCTCACATGGTACAAG GACTCGCGCACCGTGACTGAGTCACGGCTGCCACAGGAGCCGCGGCGCATGCAGCTCGGCAACGTGGAGAAATCTGGGAGCACCTTCTCCCGAGAGCTGGTGCTGGTCACAGGGCCGTCGGACAACCAGGCCAAGTTCACGTGCAAGGCAGGCCAGCTCAGCGCGTCCACACAGCTGGCGGTGCAGT TTCCCCCAACTAACGTGACGATCCTGGCCAACGCATCCACACTGCGCCCAGGGGACGCCTTAAACTTGACATGCATCAGCATTAGCAGCAACCCACCGGTCAACTTGTCCTGGGACAAGGAAGGCCAGAG GCTGGAGGGCTTGGCCGCCCCGCCCCGGAGAGCCCCATTCAGAGGCTCCGCCGCGGCCAGGAGCGTCCTTCTGCAAGTGTCATCCCGCGATCACGGCCAACGCGTGACCTGCCGCGCCCACAGCGCCGAGCTCCGCGAAACCGTGAGCTCCTTCTATCGCCTCAACGTGCTGT ACCGTCCAGAGTTCCTGGGGGAGCAAGTGCTGGTGGTGACCGCGGTGGAGCAGGGCGAGGCGTTGCTGCCCGTGTCCGTGTCCGCTAACCCCGCCCCCGAGGCCTTCAACTGGACCTTCCGCGGCTATCGCCTCAGTCCAG CGGGCGGCCCCCGGCATCGCATCCTGTCCAGCGGGGCTCTGCATCTGTGGAATGTGACCCGCGCGGATGACGGCCTCTATCAGCTGCACTGCCAGAACTCCGAGGGCACCGCGGAAGCGCTGCTGCGGTTGGACGTGCACT ATGCTCCCACCATCCGTGTCCTCCAGGACCCCACTGAGGTGAACGTCGGGGGTTCTGTGGATATAGTCTGCACTGTTGATGCCAATCCCATCCTCCCAGGCATGTTCAGCTGGGAGAGACTG GGAGAAGATGAGGAGGACCAGAGCCTGGATGACATGGAGAAGATATCCAAGGGACCCACGGGGCGCCTGCGGATTCACCAGGCCAAACTGGCCCAGGCTGGTGCTTACCAGTGCATCGTGGACAACGGGGTGGCGCCTTCAGCACGAGGACTGGTCCGTCTTGTTGTCAGAT TTGCCCCCCAGGTGGAGCACCCCACTCCCCTAACTAAGGTGGCTGCAGCTGGAGACAGCACCAGTTCTGCCACCCTCCACTGCCGTGCCCGAGGTGTCCCCAACATCGTTTTCACTTGGACCAAAAATGGGGTCCCTCTGGATCTCCAAGATCCCAG GTACACAGAGCACACATACCACCAGGGTGGTGTCCACAGCAGCCTCCTGACCATTGCCAATGTGTCTGCAGCCCAGGATTACGCCCTCTTCACATGCACAGCCACCAACCCCCTAGGCTCGGACCAAACCAACATTCAACTCGTCAGCATCA GCCGCCCTGACCCTCCATCAGGATTAAAGGTTGTGAGTCTGACCCCACACTCTGTGGAGCTAGAGTGGAAGCCTGGCTTTGATGGGGGCCTGCCACAGAGGTTTTGCATCAG GTATGAGGCCCTGGGGACTCCAGGGTTCCACTATGTGGATGTCCTACCACCCCAGGCCACCACCTTCACACTGACTGGTCTGCAGCCTTCTACACGATACAAGATCTGGCTGCTGGCCAGCAATGCCTTGGGAGACAGTGGACTGGCTGACAAGGGGACCCAGCTTCCCATCACTACCCCAG GTCTGGACCAGCCTTCCGGAGAACCTGAAGACCAGCTGCCCACAGAGCCGCCTGCAG GATCCTCAGGGCTGCCCCTGCTGCCTGTGCTGCTCGGTCTTGGGGGGCTTCTGCTCCTCTCCAACGCCTCCTGTGTCGGGGGCGTCCTCTGGCAGCGGAGACTCAGGCGTCTTGCTGAGG GCGTCTCagggaagacagaggcaga GTCGGAGGACCGAGTCAGGAATGAATATGAGGAGAGCCAGTGGACGGGAGAGCAGGACACTCGGAGTTCCACG GTCAGCACAACAGAGGCAGAGCCGTATTACCGCTCCCTGAGGGACTTCAGCCCCCAGCTGCCCCCGACACAGGAGGAGGTGTCTTATTCCCGAG GTTTCACAGGTGAAGATGAGGATATGGCCTTCCTTGGGCACTTGTATGATGAGGTAGAAAGAACGTACCCCCCGTCTGGAGCCTGGGGACCCCTCTACGATGAAGTGCAGATG AGCCCCTGGGACCTCCGCTGGCCTGAAGATGCATATCAGGATCCAAGAGGAATCTATGACCGGGTGGCGGGAGACTTGGACACTCTGGAACCTGATTCTCTGCCCTTTGAGCTGAGGGGACATCTGGTGTGA